The genomic window GAAATGTATGATGCCTTGTCACCTTTTGACCGCAGGGCATTGGCATGAATAGAGCACGTTTAGCAAAAATCCGCTGATCAAGCGATAAAGGAGGCTTTACATGAAATACGAAACGGTTATCTACGGAAAAGAGGGGCAGGTGGCAACTATCGTTCTCAATCGCCCCGAAAAATTGAACGCCGTGTCCCCGGAACTGATACGAGACTGGTCCGCTGCCATGGATGAGGCCGAGCAGGATGACGATGTGAAGGTCATCATTTTCAAGGGAGCGGGCCGCGCTTTCAGTGCGGGCGCCGATCTCACCGGCGTAGGGTTTGTTTACGGGATGAAGGAACCGAAGGCCGGAGAAACAGGCGGCTTAAGAAAGATTCCCCAACGGGTCAAACTGAAATTTGATAGAAACCTCTTCCTCGGGTTTCACCGCAAGCTCCTTTACTGTCCCAAGATTACTATCGCACAGATGCACAAGTACTGCCTGGGCGTTGCCTTCAATCTTGTGCTCCATTGCGATCTTCTTCTCGCGAGCGAAGACTGTAAAGTCGGTCACGTGGAGGAAAGACTTGGCCAGGGAGGCATGACCATCTCTCCTATCATGGTCTTACGATGCGGTCTTACGAGGGCCATGGATCTCTGCCTCACCGGCAAGATGATTACAGGCGCTCAGGCAGCGGCCTACAACCTCATCAACAGGGCCGTGCCCGAAGATATCCTCGATAGCGAGGTAAAGGAACTG from Syntrophorhabdaceae bacterium includes these protein-coding regions:
- a CDS encoding enoyl-CoA hydratase/isomerase family protein → MKYETVIYGKEGQVATIVLNRPEKLNAVSPELIRDWSAAMDEAEQDDDVKVIIFKGAGRAFSAGADLTGVGFVYGMKEPKAGETGGLRKIPQRVKLKFDRNLFLGFHRKLLYCPKITIAQMHKYCLGVAFNLVLHCDLLLASEDCKVGHVEERLGQGGMTISPIMVLRCGLTRAMDLCLTGKMITGAQAAAYNLINRAVPEDILDSEVKEL